One Elephas maximus indicus isolate mEleMax1 chromosome X, mEleMax1 primary haplotype, whole genome shotgun sequence DNA segment encodes these proteins:
- the AKAP14 gene encoding A-kinase anchor protein 14 isoform X3 — translation MEVDKPVKTKKRVRLLSKPEVIIERDDIIRMTEMAQSVSEEVILAAVQTVEDIEHPVKNIRWITHGEFTVEGGRLHIEKFISPAACHIACRSWDSSASTACEQASCHLTCEYWVRQPLQLPESGEASSLVPDPWTWDLPASTTARGSLRTSGCTTQSL, via the exons ATGGAGGTGGACAAACCTGTAAAAACTAAGAAGAGAGTGAGGCTGTTGTCCAAACCTGAGGTGATAATAGAAAGAGATGACATTATCAGGATGACTGAAATGGCTCAATCTGTATCTGAAGAGGTCATCTTGGCTGCTGTTCAGACTGTGGAAG ACATTGAACATCCCGTCAAAAACATCAGGTGGATCACACATGGTGAATTCACAGTGGAAGGGGGACGACTGCACATTGAGAAGTTCATTTCA ccagcagcttgccatattgcctgccgatcctgggattcatcagcctccacagcctgtgagcaagcatcctgccatctgacctgcgagtattgggttcgtcagcccctgcagctacctgagtcaggagaagcctccagcctggtgcctgacccatggacttgggacttgccagcctctacaaccgc ACGTGGGAGTTTGAGGACCAGTGGGTGCACTACACAGAGTTTATAG
- the AKAP14 gene encoding A-kinase anchor protein 14 isoform X2, with amino-acid sequence MEVDKPVKTKKRVRLLSKPEVIIERDDIIRMTEMAQSVSEEVILAAVQTVEDIEHPVKNIRWITHGEFTVEGGRLHIEKFISFLGLEPAACHIACRSWDSSASTACEQASCHLTCEYWVRQPLQLPESGEASSLVPDPWTWDLPASTTARGSLRTSGCTTQSL; translated from the exons ATGGAGGTGGACAAACCTGTAAAAACTAAGAAGAGAGTGAGGCTGTTGTCCAAACCTGAGGTGATAATAGAAAGAGATGACATTATCAGGATGACTGAAATGGCTCAATCTGTATCTGAAGAGGTCATCTTGGCTGCTGTTCAGACTGTGGAAG ACATTGAACATCCCGTCAAAAACATCAGGTGGATCACACATGGTGAATTCACAGTGGAAGGGGGACGACTGCACATTGAGAAGTTCATTTCA tttttgggacttgagccagcagcttgccatattgcctgccgatcctgggattcatcagcctccacagcctgtgagcaagcatcctgccatctgacctgcgagtattgggttcgtcagcccctgcagctacctgagtcaggagaagcctccagcctggtgcctgacccatggacttgggacttgccagcctctacaaccgc ACGTGGGAGTTTGAGGACCAGTGGGTGCACTACACAGAGTTTATAG